A window of the Bradyrhizobium ottawaense genome harbors these coding sequences:
- a CDS encoding glutathione S-transferase family protein → MITLYHCDGARSFRPLWMLEEQGLPYELKMLPFPPRVFAKEYIAINPLGTIPFMVDGETKMTESSGICHYLGTRHGPTPLVVGVDEPAYGAFLNWMYFSDATLTFPQTLVLRYSQLEPEERRNPQVSGDYAKWFLGRLRAVEAATANTETLCAGRFTAADIAIGYALRLAGNIGLAKDFGPNVAAYWARLQQRNGYKRAVAAEQQAGVDQGVKARVRP, encoded by the coding sequence ATGATCACGCTCTATCACTGCGACGGCGCACGCTCGTTTCGTCCGCTCTGGATGCTGGAAGAGCAGGGGCTGCCCTACGAGCTCAAGATGCTGCCGTTCCCGCCGCGGGTGTTCGCCAAGGAATACATAGCGATCAACCCGCTCGGAACGATCCCGTTCATGGTCGACGGCGAGACCAAGATGACGGAGTCCTCCGGCATCTGCCATTACCTCGGCACCCGGCACGGACCGACGCCGCTGGTGGTCGGGGTGGACGAGCCGGCCTATGGCGCCTTCCTGAACTGGATGTATTTCAGCGACGCGACGCTGACCTTTCCGCAAACGCTGGTGCTGAGATACAGTCAGCTTGAGCCGGAAGAGCGCCGCAATCCGCAGGTCTCCGGCGATTATGCCAAATGGTTCCTCGGCCGGCTGCGGGCGGTCGAGGCGGCTACGGCGAACACCGAGACCCTGTGCGCCGGCCGCTTTACGGCCGCCGATATCGCGATCGGCTATGCGCTGCGTTTGGCCGGCAATATCGGGCTGGCCAAGGATTTTGGGCCGAATGTCGCTGCCTATTGGGCCCGGTTGCAGCAACGCAACGGCTACAAGCGCGCCGTGGCGGCGGAACAACAGGCCGGCGTCGACCAGGGTGTGAAGGCCAGGGTGCGGCCGTAG
- a CDS encoding 3-keto-5-aminohexanoate cleavage protein, protein MGDKAVITCSLNGVLTDPKQHNVPVTPEQMAREAKAAFNAGASVMHVHLRQQEPNKGHLPSWDVGVSKEIQQAIREACPGVIINHTTGTSGPHYQGALDCVRETKPEIAACNAGSLNYLKVKSDNTWAWPPMMFDNAVEKVQDYLDVMKVAGTIPEFECFDVGIVRCVNMYRQTGMYAGPLEYNFVMGVASGMPADPELLPILLKLKLPEAHWQVTAIGRGEIWPLHQRCADLGGHLRTGLEDTFYLADGKKVTSNGQLIEAIAACARRAGREIASPAEARQIFGTRH, encoded by the coding sequence ATGGGCGACAAGGCCGTCATTACCTGCTCGCTGAACGGCGTGCTGACCGATCCGAAACAGCACAACGTGCCTGTCACGCCCGAGCAGATGGCGCGCGAGGCGAAGGCCGCCTTCAACGCCGGCGCCAGCGTCATGCATGTCCATCTGCGCCAGCAGGAGCCGAACAAGGGCCATCTGCCGTCCTGGGACGTCGGCGTCAGCAAAGAGATTCAGCAGGCGATCCGCGAGGCCTGTCCGGGCGTCATCATCAACCACACCACCGGCACGTCGGGGCCGCATTACCAGGGCGCGCTCGATTGCGTGCGCGAGACCAAACCCGAGATCGCGGCCTGCAACGCCGGTTCGCTGAACTATCTCAAGGTCAAGTCCGACAACACCTGGGCCTGGCCGCCGATGATGTTCGATAACGCGGTCGAGAAGGTGCAGGATTATCTCGACGTCATGAAGGTGGCCGGTACGATTCCGGAATTCGAATGCTTCGACGTCGGCATCGTGCGTTGCGTCAACATGTACCGGCAGACCGGCATGTATGCCGGGCCGCTGGAGTATAATTTCGTGATGGGCGTGGCGTCCGGCATGCCGGCCGATCCGGAGTTGCTGCCGATCCTGTTGAAGCTGAAGCTGCCGGAAGCGCATTGGCAGGTCACCGCGATCGGGCGCGGCGAAATCTGGCCGCTGCACCAGCGTTGCGCCGATCTCGGCGGGCATTTGCGCACCGGTCTCGAAGACACCTTCTATCTCGCCGACGGCAAAAAGGTGACCTCGAACGGGCAGTTGATCGAAGCCATCGCCGCCTGTGCCCGGCGCGCCGGCCGCGAGATCGCCAGCCCCGCCGAAGCGCGGCAGATTTTCGGGACCAGGCATTAG
- a CDS encoding AMP-binding protein, with translation MTNLTATGGVTGPGRIGRVAIGDLLKRAAARFPDRVALTDGARRVTFTEIERDANRFANYLVQRGLKPGEKISTICNNSVEFVKALFGIHRAGLVWVPINTMLGPSDMDYILDHAEVKFALIDDMLHAQPDRRVALEKRGMQMIAIDLAGKVAASGLENFTDLIKDQSEIEPEIEFDERDLAMIIYTSGTTSRPKGAMHCHLAVVMAVMSNCIEMKLGRDDGITGQFPLFHCAGHVLLLSYLSVGGRMALMRGFDPVVCMEAIVRDKLTVFVGLSLMYQAILDHPRRREFDLSGLKTCIYTMAPMGRPLLERAIADMCPNFVLSSGQTEMYPATTMSQPDRQLERFGNYWGESLIVNETAIMDDNGNLLPRGEAGELVHRGPNVMMGYYKDPKATEEARKFGWHHTGDLALIDEHGEVLFLDRKKDMIKSGGENVASVKIEETLLAHPAVQNAAVVGLPHPQWGEAVSAFVKLKPGAQADEAGIAEHCRKHLGGFQMPKFICILDEMPMTATGKLRKVELRQSYSEHFTGKSA, from the coding sequence ATGACCAATCTCACCGCAACCGGCGGCGTGACAGGACCCGGCCGGATCGGCCGCGTCGCGATCGGCGATCTGCTCAAGCGGGCGGCGGCGCGGTTTCCCGATCGCGTGGCGCTCACCGACGGCGCGCGGCGCGTCACCTTCACCGAGATCGAGCGCGACGCCAACCGCTTTGCCAACTACCTGGTGCAGCGCGGACTGAAGCCGGGCGAGAAGATTTCGACGATCTGCAACAACTCGGTTGAATTCGTCAAAGCGTTGTTCGGCATTCACCGCGCCGGACTGGTCTGGGTTCCCATCAACACCATGCTCGGGCCATCAGACATGGACTACATCCTCGACCATGCCGAGGTGAAGTTCGCGCTGATCGACGATATGCTGCATGCGCAGCCCGACCGCCGCGTCGCGCTGGAAAAGCGCGGCATGCAGATGATCGCGATCGATCTCGCCGGCAAGGTCGCCGCGTCAGGACTGGAGAATTTCACCGATCTGATCAAGGACCAGTCCGAGATCGAACCCGAGATCGAGTTCGACGAACGCGATCTCGCGATGATCATCTACACCTCGGGTACCACTTCCCGCCCGAAGGGCGCGATGCATTGCCACCTCGCGGTGGTGATGGCGGTGATGAGCAATTGTATCGAGATGAAGCTCGGCCGCGACGACGGCATCACCGGGCAGTTTCCGCTGTTCCATTGCGCCGGCCATGTGCTGCTGTTGAGCTACCTATCGGTCGGCGGCCGGATGGCGCTGATGCGCGGCTTCGATCCCGTGGTCTGCATGGAAGCCATCGTCCGCGACAAGCTCACCGTGTTTGTCGGGCTGTCGCTGATGTACCAGGCCATCCTCGATCACCCGCGGCGCAGGGAGTTCGATCTTTCGGGCCTGAAGACCTGCATCTACACCATGGCGCCGATGGGCCGTCCGCTGCTGGAGCGTGCCATCGCCGACATGTGCCCGAATTTCGTCCTCTCCAGCGGCCAGACCGAAATGTATCCGGCCACCACCATGTCGCAGCCGGATCGCCAGCTGGAACGCTTCGGCAATTACTGGGGCGAGTCGCTGATCGTCAACGAGACCGCGATCATGGACGACAACGGCAACCTGCTGCCGCGCGGCGAGGCCGGCGAACTCGTGCATCGCGGCCCGAACGTGATGATGGGCTACTACAAGGATCCAAAAGCGACCGAAGAGGCGCGCAAGTTCGGCTGGCACCACACCGGCGATCTCGCTTTGATCGATGAGCACGGCGAGGTGCTGTTCCTCGACCGCAAGAAGGACATGATCAAGTCCGGCGGCGAGAACGTCGCCTCGGTCAAGATCGAGGAGACGCTGCTGGCCCATCCCGCCGTGCAGAACGCGGCCGTCGTCGGTCTGCCGCACCCGCAATGGGGCGAGGCGGTGTCTGCGTTCGTCAAGCTGAAGCCGGGTGCCCAGGCCGATGAAGCCGGGATCGCCGAGCACTGCCGCAAACATCTCGGCGGCTTCCAGATGCCGAAATTCATTTGCATCCTCGACGAAATGCCGATGACCGCGACCGGCAAATTGCGCAAGGTCGAATTGAGGCAGTCGTATAGCGAGCATTTTACCGGGAAGAGCGCGTGA
- a CDS encoding acyl-CoA carboxylase subunit beta, translating into MAILESTIATGGSTYKANRDGMLAQIARMRMLEERTRAASAAAKDRFHKRGQLLPRERVALVLDPGTPFIELSTLAGYMFDVPDADKSVPGGGLIAGIGFVAGIRCMVSANDSGIDAGALQPYGLDKTLRVQELALENKLPYVQLVESAGANLLRYRVEDFIRGGNIFRNLARLSAAGLPVVTVTHGSSTAGGAYQTGLSDYIVMVRGRTRAFLAGPPLLKAATGEIATEEELGGAEMHTSISGLGDYLAEDDRDALRIARDIMANLEWDRPKPAEPAWRPPRYDQEELLGIMAMDHKRPVDMRQVIARIIDDSDFTEFGANYGPATVCGHARVEGQAIGIITNNGPLDVPGANKATHFIQACCQSRTPLLYLNNTTGYMVGKAYEEAGMIKHGSKMIQAVTSATVPQITIYCGASFGAGNYGMCGRGFHPRFCFSWPNARTAVMGGEQAAETMAIVTEAAAARRGKPIEKEKLEAMKAQIIGVFDGQMDVFSTSARVLDDGVIDPRDTRSVLSEVLAICREAEARIPQRMQFSVARP; encoded by the coding sequence ATGGCCATCCTCGAATCGACAATCGCGACCGGCGGGAGCACCTACAAGGCCAACCGCGACGGCATGCTGGCGCAGATCGCGCGGATGCGCATGCTGGAGGAACGGACGCGCGCCGCCTCCGCTGCCGCCAAGGACCGTTTCCACAAGCGCGGCCAATTGCTGCCGCGCGAGCGGGTGGCGCTGGTGCTCGATCCCGGTACACCCTTTATCGAACTGTCGACGCTCGCAGGTTACATGTTCGACGTACCGGACGCGGACAAGAGCGTGCCCGGCGGCGGCTTGATCGCGGGCATCGGTTTTGTCGCTGGTATTCGCTGCATGGTCAGCGCCAATGATTCCGGCATCGATGCCGGTGCGCTGCAGCCTTATGGGCTCGACAAGACGCTACGGGTGCAGGAACTGGCGCTGGAGAACAAGCTGCCTTACGTGCAACTGGTCGAAAGCGCCGGCGCCAATTTGCTGCGCTACCGCGTCGAGGACTTTATTCGCGGCGGCAATATCTTTCGCAACCTGGCACGATTGTCGGCGGCAGGCTTGCCGGTCGTCACCGTGACGCACGGCTCCTCGACCGCAGGCGGCGCCTACCAGACCGGGTTGTCCGATTACATCGTGATGGTGCGCGGCCGCACCCGCGCCTTTCTGGCCGGGCCGCCGCTGCTCAAGGCCGCCACCGGCGAGATCGCGACCGAGGAGGAACTCGGCGGCGCCGAGATGCACACCTCGATTTCCGGGCTCGGTGATTATCTTGCCGAAGACGACCGCGATGCGCTGCGGATCGCGCGCGACATCATGGCCAATCTGGAATGGGATCGGCCGAAGCCGGCCGAACCCGCCTGGCGCCCGCCGCGTTACGACCAGGAAGAACTGCTCGGAATCATGGCGATGGACCACAAGCGTCCGGTCGACATGCGGCAGGTGATCGCGCGGATCATCGACGATTCCGACTTTACGGAATTCGGCGCCAATTACGGGCCCGCCACGGTGTGCGGCCACGCCCGCGTCGAGGGGCAGGCGATCGGGATCATCACCAACAACGGGCCGCTCGATGTGCCCGGCGCCAACAAGGCGACGCATTTCATCCAGGCCTGCTGCCAGTCGCGTACGCCGCTGCTCTATCTCAACAACACGACGGGCTACATGGTGGGCAAAGCCTATGAGGAAGCCGGCATGATCAAGCACGGCTCCAAGATGATCCAGGCCGTCACGTCGGCGACCGTGCCGCAGATCACGATCTATTGCGGCGCGTCGTTCGGCGCCGGGAACTACGGCATGTGCGGGCGCGGCTTCCATCCGCGCTTCTGCTTCTCCTGGCCCAACGCCCGGACCGCCGTGATGGGCGGCGAGCAGGCGGCCGAAACCATGGCGATCGTGACGGAAGCGGCCGCCGCACGGCGCGGCAAGCCGATCGAGAAGGAAAAGCTGGAGGCGATGAAGGCGCAGATCATCGGTGTGTTTGACGGCCAGATGGACGTGTTCTCGACCAGCGCGCGCGTGCTGGATGACGGTGTGATCGACCCGCGCGATACCCGCAGCGTGCTCTCGGAGGTGCTGGCGATCTGTCGCGAGGCCGAGGCGCGCATCCCCCAGCGCATGCAGTTCTCGGTCGCCCGCCCATGA
- a CDS encoding acyl-CoA dehydrogenase family protein, translating into MLERTRVQNPFYTPEHEAFRDVMRRFVAREIEPYAHEWDEAGEFPRELYAKASEIGLLGLGFPEEFGGVPADQFMKIVASQELARAGAGGVSSSLMSHTIGSPPIARAARPEVKARVLPDVLAGKKISALAITEPSGGSDVANLRTKARRDGDHYVVSGEKTFITSGMRADYLTVAVRTGGEGPGGVSMLLIEGNTPGLTRTKLKKMGWWASDTATLHFDECRVPVENLIGEEGQGFKIIMHNFNSERMGMAASCTAYARVCVEDAIAYAKERKTFGKPIAQHQVIRHKLVDMAQKVAASQAMLEMLAWRLGQGESPVAEICMMKNQATQTMAFCASEAVQIFGGAGFMRGIKVERIYREVKVNAIGGGTEEIMKDLASRQMGL; encoded by the coding sequence ATGCTGGAACGGACGCGGGTGCAAAACCCCTTCTATACGCCGGAGCATGAGGCGTTCCGCGACGTGATGCGCCGCTTTGTGGCGCGCGAGATCGAGCCCTATGCCCATGAATGGGATGAGGCCGGCGAGTTTCCGCGCGAACTCTATGCCAAGGCGTCGGAGATCGGGCTGTTGGGGCTCGGCTTCCCGGAAGAGTTTGGCGGCGTGCCCGCCGACCAGTTCATGAAGATCGTGGCCTCGCAGGAACTGGCGCGCGCCGGGGCCGGCGGCGTCAGTTCGAGCCTGATGAGCCACACCATCGGCTCGCCGCCGATCGCGCGCGCCGCCCGGCCGGAAGTGAAGGCGCGGGTGCTGCCCGACGTGCTGGCCGGCAAGAAGATCTCGGCGCTGGCGATCACCGAGCCGAGCGGCGGCTCCGACGTCGCCAACCTGCGCACCAAGGCGCGGCGCGACGGCGACCATTACGTCGTCAGCGGCGAGAAGACGTTCATCACCTCGGGCATGCGGGCCGATTATCTGACGGTTGCGGTGCGCACCGGCGGCGAGGGGCCGGGCGGCGTCAGCATGCTCTTGATCGAAGGCAATACGCCGGGGCTGACGCGCACCAAGCTGAAGAAGATGGGCTGGTGGGCATCGGACACCGCCACGCTGCATTTTGACGAGTGCCGGGTACCGGTCGAAAACCTGATCGGCGAGGAAGGCCAGGGTTTCAAGATCATCATGCACAACTTCAACAGCGAGCGGATGGGCATGGCGGCAAGCTGCACCGCCTATGCGCGCGTCTGTGTCGAGGACGCGATCGCCTATGCCAAAGAGCGCAAGACCTTTGGCAAACCGATCGCGCAGCATCAGGTGATTCGCCACAAGCTGGTCGACATGGCGCAGAAGGTCGCGGCGTCGCAGGCGATGCTGGAAATGCTGGCGTGGCGGCTCGGGCAGGGCGAGAGCCCGGTCGCCGAGATATGCATGATGAAGAACCAGGCGACCCAAACCATGGCGTTCTGCGCCTCTGAGGCCGTGCAGATTTTCGGCGGCGCCGGCTTCATGCGCGGCATCAAGGTCGAGCGCATCTACCGCGAGGTCAAGGTCAATGCCATCGGCGGCGGCACCGAGGAGATCATGAAGGATCTCGCCTCGAGGCAGATGGGGCTGTAA
- a CDS encoding acyl-CoA dehydrogenase family protein, which produces MFYAQSQKITELKHRLESFMDRHVYPNEERFYKEAEDLGPWKVYPVVEELKPKAKEAGLWNLFLPESEHGAGLTNLEYAPLCEVMGRSHLAPELFNCSAPDTGNMEVLARYGTREHQDKWLKPLLAGEIRSCFAMTEPAVASSDATNIESSIVRDGDDYVINGRKWYTTNATDPRCKICIFMGKTDPDNPDRHRQQSMILVPMDTPGVKVLRPIPVFGFYGVPDRASEVVFDNVRVPATNMLLGEGRGFEIAQGRLGPGRIHHCMRLIGLAERTLEKMCIRTRSRVAFGKPVSEQTVTQERIAESRIMIEQSRLLTLHAAHMMDTVGNRTARAEIAMIKVAVPNMACQVIDWAIQAHGGAGTSNDFGLAAAYATARLLRLADGPDEVHRNQIARLELKKHSNG; this is translated from the coding sequence ATGTTCTATGCCCAGAGCCAGAAGATCACCGAGCTGAAACACCGTCTCGAATCGTTCATGGACCGCCATGTCTATCCGAACGAGGAGCGGTTCTATAAGGAGGCCGAGGATCTCGGCCCGTGGAAGGTCTATCCGGTTGTCGAGGAGTTGAAGCCGAAGGCCAAGGAGGCCGGTCTCTGGAACCTGTTCCTGCCCGAAAGCGAGCACGGCGCCGGCCTGACCAATCTCGAATATGCGCCGCTATGCGAGGTGATGGGGCGGTCACATCTCGCGCCCGAACTGTTCAACTGCTCGGCGCCCGACACCGGCAACATGGAGGTGCTGGCGCGCTACGGCACGCGGGAACATCAGGACAAATGGCTGAAGCCGCTGCTGGCGGGCGAAATCCGCTCCTGCTTCGCCATGACCGAACCGGCGGTTGCCTCCAGCGACGCCACCAATATCGAGAGTTCGATCGTCCGCGACGGCGATGATTACGTCATCAACGGCCGCAAGTGGTACACCACCAACGCCACCGACCCGCGCTGCAAGATCTGCATCTTCATGGGCAAGACCGATCCGGACAATCCGGATCGCCATCGCCAGCAGTCGATGATCCTGGTGCCGATGGATACGCCGGGCGTAAAAGTGCTGCGGCCGATTCCGGTGTTCGGATTCTACGGCGTACCCGACCGGGCATCGGAAGTCGTTTTCGACAATGTGCGCGTTCCCGCTACCAACATGCTGCTCGGCGAGGGGCGCGGTTTTGAGATCGCGCAGGGGCGTCTCGGTCCCGGCCGCATTCATCACTGCATGCGGCTGATCGGGCTCGCCGAACGGACACTGGAGAAGATGTGCATCCGGACCCGGAGCCGCGTTGCGTTCGGCAAGCCGGTTTCGGAACAGACCGTGACGCAGGAAAGAATCGCGGAATCGCGCATCATGATCGAGCAGTCGCGGCTGTTGACGCTGCATGCCGCGCACATGATGGATACCGTCGGCAACAGGACGGCAAGGGCCGAAATCGCGATGATCAAGGTGGCGGTGCCGAACATGGCATGCCAGGTCATCGACTGGGCGATCCAGGCCCATGGCGGCGCCGGCACCAGCAACGATTTCGGACTGGCCGCAGCCTACGCCACGGCGCGCCTGCTTCGTCTGGCCGATGGCCCCGATGAAGTCCATCGTAACCAGATTGCGCGTCTCGAACTGAAAAAACACAGCAACGGCTGA
- a CDS encoding acyl-CoA dehydrogenase family protein, whose product MLFTADHDEPRRILQKFIAAEINPFVDEWEKADIFPAHTLFKKLGDLGFLGLNKPVEFGGQGLDYSYALMMAEELGAITCGGVPMAIGVQTDMATPALARFGSDEVRREFLAPAIAGDMVACIGVSEPGAGSDVASIKTNARSDGDDYVIDGGKMWITNGTQADWICLLANTSDDQVHRNKSLICVPMKSKGVQIARKLDKLGMRSSDTAQIFFDNVRVPKRNRIGEEGKGFTYQMVQFQEERLWGAAACLKAHEFIIAETIEYTRGRKAFGKSILDNQTVHFKLAEMQTEVELLRALIYRAAEALVAGEDVTRLATMAKLKAGRLGRELTDACLQFWGGMGFMNETPVSRAYRDSRLTSIGGGADEVMLTVLCKMMGTLPGARK is encoded by the coding sequence ATGCTCTTCACCGCCGACCACGACGAACCCCGCCGCATCCTGCAAAAGTTCATCGCCGCCGAGATCAATCCGTTCGTCGACGAATGGGAGAAGGCCGATATCTTTCCGGCGCATACGCTGTTCAAGAAGCTCGGCGATCTCGGCTTCCTCGGCCTCAACAAGCCCGTCGAATTCGGCGGCCAGGGGCTCGACTACAGCTATGCGCTGATGATGGCGGAGGAACTCGGCGCCATCACCTGCGGCGGCGTGCCGATGGCGATCGGGGTGCAGACCGACATGGCGACGCCGGCGCTGGCGCGGTTCGGCTCCGACGAGGTCCGCCGCGAGTTTCTGGCGCCCGCCATCGCCGGCGACATGGTCGCCTGTATCGGCGTGTCCGAGCCGGGCGCCGGCTCCGACGTCGCCTCGATCAAGACTAACGCCCGTTCCGATGGCGACGATTACGTCATCGATGGCGGCAAGATGTGGATCACCAACGGCACCCAGGCCGACTGGATCTGCCTGCTCGCCAACACCAGCGACGACCAGGTCCACCGCAACAAGTCGCTGATCTGTGTACCGATGAAGAGCAAGGGCGTGCAGATCGCGCGCAAGCTCGACAAGCTGGGCATGCGTTCCTCCGACACCGCGCAGATCTTCTTCGACAATGTCCGGGTGCCGAAGCGCAACCGCATCGGCGAGGAAGGCAAGGGCTTTACCTACCAGATGGTGCAGTTCCAGGAGGAGCGGCTGTGGGGTGCGGCCGCCTGCCTCAAGGCGCACGAGTTCATCATCGCGGAGACGATCGAATACACCCGTGGTCGTAAGGCGTTCGGCAAATCGATCCTCGACAACCAGACCGTCCATTTCAAGCTTGCGGAAATGCAGACCGAGGTCGAGCTGCTGCGCGCGCTGATCTATCGCGCCGCCGAAGCGCTGGTCGCGGGCGAGGACGTCACGCGGCTGGCGACGATGGCCAAACTCAAGGCAGGGCGGCTGGGCCGCGAACTGACCGATGCCTGCCTGCAATTCTGGGGCGGCATGGGGTTCATGAACGAGACGCCGGTGAGCCGGGCCTATCGCGACAGCCGCCTGACCTCGATCGGCGGCGGCGCCGACGAGGTCATGCTGACGGTGCTATGCAAGATGATGGGCACGCTGCCGGGCGCCAGGAAATAA
- a CDS encoding ABC transporter substrate-binding protein — MIRSSRFAPAALLSAVLSLAAWTAASAQQPGITDTEIKFGNIMPYSGPASALSVTGKVFAAYFDMINEKGGVNGRKLNMISLDDGFSPPKTVEATRRLVENDNVAFMFGTMGTAPSSATAKYLNGAKVPHLFLISSASKWNEPATQPWLMALPWAPNYVEEAGIEVRYARSKNPNARFAILYQNDDAGKDYLRGVKEALGADADKAIAMASSFEVADPTVDSQILTLANTKADVFLIYSVTPRACAQAIRKAYETGWRPMRFIASGCANKDTVMVPAGLEDSHGIMSVVSLKPYVPDSKDAGLIAYGDFMKARLPNVDPANFAAGYGYMVAQALVVVLEQCKNDLSRANIMAQAANLKNVPLSMLLPGITLNTSPTDYRPIKDGYMVEFRDSQLAVISELLHGGS, encoded by the coding sequence ATGATCCGATCGAGCAGGTTCGCCCCGGCAGCCCTTTTGTCAGCCGTGCTGTCGCTTGCGGCCTGGACGGCGGCGTCCGCCCAGCAACCCGGCATCACCGATACCGAAATCAAGTTCGGCAACATCATGCCGTATAGCGGCCCGGCGTCGGCGCTCAGCGTCACCGGAAAAGTGTTCGCCGCCTATTTCGACATGATCAACGAAAAGGGCGGCGTCAACGGACGCAAGCTCAACATGATCTCGCTCGACGACGGCTTCTCGCCGCCGAAGACGGTCGAGGCCACCCGCCGGCTGGTCGAGAACGACAACGTCGCTTTCATGTTCGGCACCATGGGCACCGCGCCGAGCTCGGCGACCGCCAAATATCTCAACGGCGCCAAGGTGCCGCATTTGTTCCTGATCTCGTCCGCCTCGAAGTGGAACGAGCCGGCGACGCAGCCCTGGCTGATGGCGCTGCCCTGGGCGCCCAACTATGTCGAGGAAGCCGGCATCGAGGTGCGCTATGCGCGTTCGAAAAATCCCAACGCGCGTTTTGCGATCCTTTACCAGAACGACGATGCCGGAAAGGACTATCTGCGCGGCGTCAAGGAAGCACTCGGGGCGGATGCCGACAAGGCAATCGCGATGGCGTCGAGTTTTGAGGTCGCCGATCCCACGGTGGATTCGCAGATCCTCACCCTCGCCAACACCAAGGCCGACGTCTTCCTGATCTACAGCGTGACGCCGCGCGCCTGCGCGCAGGCGATCCGTAAGGCCTACGAGACCGGCTGGCGGCCGATGCGCTTCATCGCTTCGGGCTGCGCCAACAAGGACACCGTGATGGTGCCCGCCGGACTCGAGGACTCGCACGGTATCATGTCGGTGGTGTCGCTGAAGCCCTATGTGCCCGACTCCAAGGACGCCGGGCTGATCGCTTACGGCGACTTCATGAAAGCGCGGCTTCCCAACGTCGATCCGGCCAATTTCGCCGCCGGCTACGGCTACATGGTGGCGCAGGCGCTGGTCGTGGTGCTGGAGCAGTGCAAGAACGACCTCAGCCGCGCCAACATCATGGCCCAGGCCGCCAACCTCAAGAACGTGCCGCTGTCGATGCTGTTGCCCGGCATCACCCTCAACACCTCGCCGACCGACTACCGCCCGATCAAGGACGGTTACATGGTCGAGTTTCGCGACAGCCAGCTCGCCGTGATCAGCGAATTGCTGCACGGCGGATCGTGA
- a CDS encoding helix-turn-helix domain-containing protein, with translation MDDIGHKSGHKSGHLMLITPERVFYAGLLGRPRARRSGAFNVYVAIEGGLWLTTADGRETFCELAAVLPNDRHTIASDYRSVLSLVIEPESVPSGVFEDLVERLSGPESEAFANRIRAAYVALRERQGNDDISNAEFDSLCLGEALPRRALDPRVARSIVQIGKFCGEPVTAASCAVEAGLSPSRFLHLFKEETGISFRSFRAWKRARHLLHFANQDINLAHLAQDIGYPDSTHFSHSIRRFYGLKPRAIFSGSRDLAIYTSGRTEADNSAWTQEAS, from the coding sequence ATGGACGACATAGGTCACAAGAGCGGCCACAAATCCGGCCATCTGATGCTGATCACCCCGGAGCGCGTGTTTTACGCAGGGCTGCTCGGCCGCCCGCGGGCGCGCCGCTCGGGCGCCTTCAATGTCTATGTCGCGATCGAGGGCGGGCTCTGGCTTACCACCGCCGATGGCCGCGAGACCTTTTGTGAATTGGCGGCCGTGCTGCCGAACGACCGGCACACCATCGCCAGCGACTACCGCTCGGTGCTCAGTCTCGTGATCGAGCCGGAAAGCGTTCCATCAGGTGTGTTCGAGGACCTCGTCGAGCGTCTCTCCGGACCCGAGAGCGAAGCTTTCGCCAACCGGATTCGCGCCGCCTATGTCGCGTTGCGCGAGCGTCAGGGCAACGACGATATCTCCAATGCCGAATTCGATTCGCTGTGTCTCGGCGAGGCCCTGCCGCGACGCGCGCTCGATCCGCGGGTGGCGCGCTCGATCGTGCAGATCGGAAAATTCTGCGGCGAGCCGGTGACGGCGGCAAGCTGTGCCGTGGAGGCGGGGCTGTCGCCGTCGCGCTTCCTGCATCTGTTCAAGGAAGAGACCGGAATCTCGTTCCGTTCATTCCGCGCCTGGAAGCGCGCGCGGCATCTGCTGCACTTCGCCAACCAGGACATCAACCTCGCGCATCTCGCGCAGGACATCGGCTATCCCGACTCGACGCATTTCAGTCACTCGATCCGCCGCTTCTACGGGCTGAAGCCGCGCGCGATCTTTTCCGGATCGCGCGACCTTGCGATCTATACCAGCGGTCGCACCGAGGCCGACAATAGCGCGTGGACGCAAGAAGCCAGTTGA